A stretch of Prunus dulcis chromosome 6, ALMONDv2, whole genome shotgun sequence DNA encodes these proteins:
- the LOC117630265 gene encoding uncharacterized protein LOC117630265: MNRKREKHHKSLMDDYFCERPLYPLVDFHRRFRMRKKLFCCILNDVVAYEPYFNQKIDACERQSLFLEQKLTAIFQMLAYGCWVDSTDEYYRLGESTALEYLRKFCSVIEAVYGQWYLCSPNPADLYKLLHKASRRGFPGMLGSLDYMHWE, from the coding sequence ATGAATcggaagagagaaaaacacCATAAGAGTCTCATGGATGACTACTTCTGTGAAAGACCACTTTATCCCTTAGTGGACTTTCATAGGCGGTTCCGTATGAGAAAAAAGCTTTTCTGTTGCATCTTGAATGATGTTGTTGCATATGAGCCATACTTTAACCAGAAGATAGACGCTTGTGAACGACAAAGTCTATTTCTAGAGCAAAAGCTAACAGCAATTTTTCAAATGCTCGCATATGGATGCTGGGTAGACTCCACCGACGAGTACTATAGATTGGGTGAATCTACAGCCCTTGAATATTTGCGAAAGTTTTGTTCCGTTATTGAAGCCGTGTATGGCCAGTGGTACCTCTGTTCCCCAAATCCGGCTGACCTTTACAAGCTCTTGCACAAGGCTAGTCGCAGAGGATTCCCAGGCATGTTAGGCAGTCTTGACTACATGCATTGGGAATGA